Proteins encoded in a region of the Puniceibacterium sp. IMCC21224 genome:
- a CDS encoding LacI family DNA-binding transcriptional regulator gives MAGPTTPRPKLKDVARIAGVGTATVDRVLNERGNVSEEVRRKVIETARAIGLRRQLPPSYKPLIRINLILARPELPLLTRMAVEFRNLAKSIDRRVSLHITTLPDEAAETVAAALRVTDCDAVVVYAPNHIVIRDAIDDLHARGIPVVSIISDLSGSKQLAYAGTNHHAAGRTTGFFVAQMSPQAGPVVVLCSHLGFQPHAERIAGFREYLLEHAPHLTIARIVEGLDDRVRSRARLEAAFRELPQVLAIYNVGGANLGVRAAIEANILAKRPLFVGHELTEHTTRMLREGLMTLTLDQNPRLQAQFSLDVLMDHFGYQGRPVARPYTSNVPIVLYGPENIPPTD, from the coding sequence ATGGCAGGACCGACCACGCCGCGCCCGAAACTCAAGGACGTCGCCCGCATTGCCGGCGTCGGCACCGCCACCGTGGACCGGGTGCTGAACGAACGTGGCAACGTCAGCGAAGAGGTCCGCCGCAAGGTGATCGAGACAGCCCGCGCCATCGGCCTGCGCCGTCAGTTGCCTCCCTCCTACAAGCCCCTGATCCGCATCAACCTGATCCTCGCCCGTCCGGAATTGCCGTTGCTTACGCGGATGGCAGTAGAGTTTCGCAACCTCGCAAAGTCCATTGACCGCCGTGTAAGCCTGCACATCACGACCCTGCCCGACGAGGCTGCGGAAACCGTAGCCGCCGCCCTGCGCGTCACGGACTGCGACGCCGTCGTCGTCTATGCGCCGAATCACATCGTAATCCGCGACGCCATCGACGATCTCCACGCGCGCGGCATTCCGGTGGTCTCAATCATCTCTGACCTGTCCGGGTCGAAACAACTGGCCTATGCCGGCACGAATCACCATGCCGCCGGTCGCACCACCGGCTTTTTCGTTGCGCAGATGAGTCCGCAGGCCGGGCCGGTGGTCGTTCTGTGCAGCCACTTGGGGTTTCAGCCACACGCAGAACGCATTGCGGGGTTTCGCGAATACCTTTTGGAGCACGCCCCGCATCTGACTATTGCGCGCATCGTCGAAGGGCTTGACGACCGCGTCCGCTCGCGCGCGCGTCTGGAGGCCGCGTTCCGCGAACTTCCGCAGGTTCTGGCAATATACAACGTCGGCGGCGCCAATCTTGGCGTGCGCGCCGCGATAGAGGCCAATATCCTTGCAAAGCGCCCCTTGTTCGTCGGCCACGAACTGACCGAACATACCACCCGAATGCTGCGCGAAGGTCTCATGACCCTGACCCTGGACCAGAATCCGCGCCTGCAGGCGCAATTCTCACTTGATGTCCTGATGGACCATTTCGGCTACCAAGGGCGTCCGGTCGCGCGCCCCTACACCTCTAACGTCCCCATCGTGCTTTATGGCCCGGAAAACATTCCCCCGACTGACTGA
- a CDS encoding aldo/keto reductase codes for MRYRTFGRTGWQVSEIGFGGWQIGGGWGAVDDDASVRTLLHAFERGINFVDTAQLYGAGHSETVIGRALKLWRGNKIYVATKAQPTVWPDPDDDAPAFRGRFPDWHLRENVENSLRRLGVERLDLFQLHSWGPFGHRELDWLETLNDLRCEGKIDQIGVSLRDNRPDEGMNLARLGLVASQQVIFNIFEQQPRDALFPTAQSSGTAIIARVPLDSGSLVGHWTSDSYAAWEDGSQQHQMFRGARFAETLSRVEAIKSEIGDAFPTLAEAAMRYVLSHDAVSLLIPGMKTPQEVDMNVAYSDGARLPDDLIARLEPHAWVRNFYR; via the coding sequence GTGAGGTATCGCACATTTGGCCGGACGGGATGGCAGGTCTCGGAAATCGGGTTCGGCGGCTGGCAGATCGGCGGTGGCTGGGGTGCGGTGGATGACGATGCCTCGGTTCGCACGCTGCTGCATGCCTTTGAGCGGGGCATCAACTTTGTCGACACGGCCCAGCTTTATGGCGCCGGTCACTCCGAAACCGTGATCGGGCGAGCGCTGAAGCTTTGGCGCGGCAACAAGATCTACGTTGCCACCAAGGCCCAGCCGACGGTCTGGCCCGATCCCGACGACGACGCGCCCGCTTTTCGCGGTCGTTTCCCCGACTGGCACCTGCGCGAAAACGTCGAAAATTCGCTGCGCCGCCTTGGGGTCGAACGGCTGGATCTGTTCCAACTGCACAGCTGGGGGCCGTTCGGGCACCGCGAGCTCGACTGGCTGGAAACCCTGAACGACCTGCGCTGTGAGGGAAAGATCGACCAGATCGGCGTCTCGCTGCGCGACAACCGCCCAGACGAAGGCATGAACCTTGCCCGGCTTGGTCTGGTCGCGTCGCAACAGGTGATTTTCAACATTTTTGAGCAGCAGCCCCGCGATGCGCTGTTCCCCACCGCCCAGTCCAGCGGCACGGCAATCATCGCGCGGGTGCCGCTGGACAGCGGTTCTCTCGTCGGCCACTGGACGTCGGACAGCTATGCCGCCTGGGAAGACGGCTCGCAGCAGCATCAGATGTTCCGCGGCGCCCGCTTTGCCGAGACCCTGTCGCGCGTCGAGGCGATCAAGTCCGAGATCGGTGATGCCTTCCCGACCCTGGCCGAGGCCGCGATGCGCTATGTCCTGTCACACGATGCAGTGAGCCTGCTGATTCCGGGGATGAAAACACCGCAGGAGGTTGACATGAACGTCGCCTATTCCGACGGCGCGCGTTTGCCGGACGATCTGATCGCGCGGCTGGAACCACACGCATGGGTCAGGAACTTCTACCGATGA
- a CDS encoding creatininase family protein, with protein sequence MTRQIERLRPHQIRAQLAERPVVWMPLGTIEWHCEHLPVGLDALTAHGLCLRAAERGGGLVMPPLYFGTGGGHGGYPWTIMMQGASEIEAILTRTAERLGAMEVERLILVSGHFADEQLEMLDRFSETWNAVGTGPRIIATAVNRCPGADMAPDHAGAFETLLMHALAAELVDLSRLPRLDQAPDAFDRHDPQSPVWGVIGTDPRTVDLSEGERLMDRLTDWLTLQAL encoded by the coding sequence ATGACACGCCAGATAGAACGCCTTCGCCCACACCAGATCCGCGCCCAGCTTGCAGAACGTCCTGTCGTCTGGATGCCGCTCGGGACTATTGAGTGGCACTGCGAACATCTGCCCGTCGGGCTAGATGCACTCACCGCGCATGGCCTGTGCCTACGCGCAGCCGAGCGGGGTGGTGGGTTGGTGATGCCGCCGCTGTATTTCGGCACAGGCGGCGGTCACGGCGGCTATCCCTGGACCATCATGATGCAGGGTGCCTCCGAGATCGAGGCCATACTGACCCGGACCGCAGAACGGCTGGGTGCGATGGAGGTCGAGCGGCTGATCCTTGTCAGCGGCCATTTTGCCGATGAGCAGCTTGAGATGCTCGACCGGTTTTCTGAAACCTGGAACGCCGTCGGCACCGGGCCCCGCATCATCGCAACGGCGGTCAACCGCTGTCCCGGTGCCGACATGGCCCCGGATCACGCCGGCGCCTTCGAGACGCTTCTGATGCACGCCCTGGCGGCAGAATTGGTTGATCTGTCCCGCCTGCCCCGCCTCGATCAGGCACCTGACGCCTTTGACAGGCACGACCCGCAAAGCCCCGTCTGGGGCGTGATCGGCACCGATCCCCGCACCGTGGACCTGAGCGAGGGCGAAAGACTGATGGACCGCCTGACCGACTGGCTGACCCTTCAGGCGCTGTAG
- a CDS encoding DUF4150 domain-containing protein: MPVTVTANSPETVIHASSLGTVKSQTDVCKTPTPGGPVPTPYPNIAMSANLMKGTSTVKCDGCPIAVKSSMLMPSTGDEAGSLLGVKSSMIKGQADPVSYSFDIKADGQNVVRRSDLFMHNKKNTI, encoded by the coding sequence ATGCCGGTTACCGTGACAGCCAACAGCCCAGAAACCGTTATCCATGCGTCCAGCCTGGGCACCGTGAAGTCACAAACCGATGTGTGCAAGACGCCGACGCCGGGGGGGCCGGTCCCGACGCCCTATCCCAATATCGCCATGTCCGCGAATCTGATGAAAGGCACCAGCACGGTGAAATGTGACGGATGCCCGATCGCGGTAAAATCCTCCATGCTAATGCCGTCGACCGGGGACGAGGCGGGATCGCTGCTGGGCGTGAAATCCAGCATGATCAAGGGACAGGCGGATCCCGTAAGCTATTCCTTCGATATCAAGGCAGATGGCCAGAACGTCGTGCGGCGTTCCGATCTCTTCATGCACAACAAGAAAAACACGATATGA
- a CDS encoding DUF2169 domain-containing protein, whose translation MTILNATPFRDDEEDIRDLDGGHARIFLLKATFAIGADGSLAPSETQRDICEGPSWLGALGASSMIEDSDWAPVKHTTDIAIIGSIHAPRDHVATMLTPSFRIGRWHKRIRVTGDRRIHREIGGSHVDQPRPFRAMPIAWERCFGGKTSTGKVLAENPIGCGQIPADSHTPSIMPNFERPDAPCSPGHGTPDGLGFVDRGWKPRIAFAGSYDDTWMTYRRPLWPLDIDIRYFNSSRADMTYPGFLQGGERVALSQCLPGGDLQMSLPRMRIAFEGRLRRGRFQVPGVLDTCLIDLDAPSLTLVWRAKVRIAANENESDVRLVVHPH comes from the coding sequence GTGACGATCCTGAATGCGACACCATTTCGCGACGACGAAGAGGATATTCGCGACCTCGATGGTGGTCACGCGCGGATCTTTCTGCTGAAGGCAACCTTCGCCATCGGCGCGGATGGCTCGCTAGCGCCCTCCGAAACGCAGCGCGACATCTGCGAGGGTCCGTCTTGGCTTGGTGCGCTTGGAGCCTCTAGCATGATCGAGGACAGCGACTGGGCACCTGTAAAACACACGACCGACATCGCGATTATCGGAAGCATACATGCCCCGCGCGATCACGTGGCAACCATGCTCACTCCGTCGTTCAGAATAGGTCGATGGCACAAGAGAATACGCGTCACGGGCGATCGCCGGATACATCGCGAAATCGGAGGGTCGCATGTCGATCAACCCCGACCGTTTCGCGCTATGCCGATCGCTTGGGAGCGCTGCTTTGGTGGGAAGACTAGTACCGGGAAAGTGCTTGCAGAAAATCCGATCGGCTGCGGACAGATACCGGCGGACTCGCACACCCCTTCGATCATGCCGAATTTCGAAAGGCCTGACGCGCCGTGTTCTCCAGGTCACGGGACGCCGGACGGTCTTGGCTTTGTCGACCGCGGATGGAAACCGCGCATTGCATTCGCCGGAAGCTACGATGACACGTGGATGACCTATCGCCGTCCGCTTTGGCCTTTGGACATCGACATCCGGTATTTCAACTCATCCCGTGCGGATATGACCTATCCCGGATTCTTGCAGGGCGGCGAAAGGGTCGCGCTGTCGCAGTGCCTGCCGGGCGGAGATCTTCAAATGTCCCTGCCGCGGATGCGGATCGCCTTCGAAGGACGCCTGCGTCGGGGTAGATTCCAGGTGCCGGGCGTTCTCGACACCTGCCTGATCGATCTGGATGCGCCCAGCCTGACCCTTGTCTGGCGCGCCAAGGTGCGGATTGCCGCGAATGAAAACGAATCCGACGTCCGACTTGTCGTACATCCACACTAG
- a CDS encoding MFS transporter produces the protein MASEIEFSFAALNPSARRHIRVFQIHQFLDRFAMGLTVAVVALALTDRGMDLVQISLLFGVYSLTTMVMELPFGGLADSIGRKPVFLTAVVASLISLVLFLSTSDFHVLALSFAFIGFGRALRSGTLDAWFVETFKAAAPDVDVQPALAKAQWANAVGLAIGAVVGGLLPDILGEVAKSLGFSIYDVSYLASFGVMLGVFVFTMFAIVEKPRPRDVTALLHGFANVPTVIKDASLLALKHPALSILLAALAFFLMATNPVEVIWPTHAKPMLDEGYANTVIGVVTATYFFSIAFGASLSAHISRIFRRRHAMTLAATFACLAGVQIALALQGSIIGFVTVFVLYSVVLGVSETPANSILHRCVEDRQRSTMLSLRSLIQQLGAALGLVLAGTVAEIYSTPIAWIVGAVFLFIAVILILVLVRRLAVESE, from the coding sequence ATGGCCTCCGAAATAGAGTTCTCTTTTGCAGCACTGAACCCGTCAGCGCGACGGCACATTCGCGTGTTTCAGATTCACCAGTTCCTTGACCGTTTTGCGATGGGGCTGACAGTCGCCGTTGTTGCACTGGCATTGACTGACCGTGGCATGGACCTGGTTCAAATCTCGCTTCTCTTCGGGGTCTACTCGCTCACGACGATGGTGATGGAGCTGCCGTTCGGTGGTCTCGCCGACAGCATTGGCCGCAAGCCGGTCTTTTTGACGGCGGTTGTCGCCAGCTTGATTTCGCTCGTGCTCTTTCTCTCGACCAGTGATTTCCATGTTCTGGCGCTTTCATTTGCATTCATCGGTTTTGGACGCGCGCTCAGGTCAGGCACGCTTGATGCGTGGTTTGTCGAAACGTTCAAGGCCGCAGCACCTGATGTGGATGTCCAGCCCGCACTGGCCAAAGCGCAATGGGCTAACGCCGTAGGGTTGGCCATTGGCGCCGTCGTGGGAGGTCTTCTGCCCGATATTTTGGGCGAGGTCGCAAAAAGCCTCGGGTTCAGCATCTATGATGTGTCCTACCTGGCAAGCTTTGGTGTGATGTTGGGCGTGTTTGTGTTCACGATGTTCGCCATTGTCGAAAAACCGCGTCCCAGAGACGTTACTGCTCTCCTGCACGGCTTCGCCAATGTCCCAACGGTGATAAAGGACGCGAGCCTTTTGGCTCTTAAACATCCCGCTCTGTCGATACTGCTGGCAGCGTTGGCCTTCTTTCTGATGGCAACCAACCCAGTCGAGGTGATCTGGCCGACCCATGCAAAACCCATGCTGGATGAGGGCTACGCCAACACCGTCATCGGTGTCGTCACTGCGACCTATTTCTTCTCCATCGCTTTCGGCGCATCTCTGTCTGCGCACATCAGCCGGATTTTCAGGCGGCGGCACGCCATGACGCTGGCTGCGACCTTTGCTTGCTTGGCGGGCGTTCAGATCGCATTGGCGTTGCAAGGCAGTATCATCGGCTTTGTGACAGTATTCGTCCTGTATTCTGTGGTCCTTGGTGTCTCTGAGACGCCGGCCAACAGCATTCTGCATCGCTGTGTAGAAGACCGTCAGCGGTCGACCATGCTATCTCTGAGATCGCTGATACAACAGTTGGGGGCCGCATTGGGTCTGGTTTTGGCCGGAACTGTCGCTGAAATTTACTCTACACCTATCGCGTGGATTGTCGGTGCGGTGTTTCTGTTCATTGCAGTGATACTGATCTTGGTTTTGGTCAGACGCCTGGCCGTAGAATCCGAATAG
- a CDS encoding IS3 family transposase (programmed frameshift), protein MAPRYSDEFRRDAVRIATSSGLTRPQIASDLGVGVSTLNKWVQHHQNDDLMSGPHEDVEKENARLRKENRLLREEREVLKKGDDLLRRPKGVRFAFIDTWKKIWPIEFLCRVLRVTSRGFRAWKIRPISRSQRDDMVLLAHIREQHRLSLQSYGRPRMTEELRDLGLVVGHRRVGRLMRENAIKVIRTRKHKVTTNSNHAFNVAPNFLDQDFSADGPNQKWAGDISYIWTSEGWLYLAVIIDLYSRRVIGWAVSNRMKRDLAIKALDMAVGLRKPPKGCIHHTDRGSQYCSGDYQKSLKQHGFLVSMSGKGNCYDNSMVETFFKSLKAELIWRQKWATRRQAEGAIFQYINGFYNPRRRHSSLGGKSPLAFERRAA, encoded by the exons TTGGCACCAAGATACAGCGACGAGTTCAGACGTGATGCGGTTCGCATTGCAACAAGCAGTGGACTGACGCGACCTCAGATTGCGTCTGATTTAGGGGTTGGTGTTTCGACACTGAACAAGTGGGTTCAACACCATCAGAATGATGACCTGATGTCCGGCCCGCATGAGGATGTGGAGAAGGAGAACGCCCGCCTTCGCAAAGAGAACCGGCTACTCCGCGAGGAGAGGGAAGTGTTAAAGA AAGGCGACGATCTTCTTCGCAGGCCAAAAGGCGTGAGGTTTGCCTTTATCGACACCTGGAAGAAGATCTGGCCCATTGAGTTTCTATGCCGCGTTTTGCGGGTAACTTCCCGTGGGTTTCGCGCCTGGAAGATCCGCCCTATCAGCCGAAGCCAGCGAGATGACATGGTGCTGTTGGCCCATATCAGAGAACAACACCGCCTTAGCCTGCAAAGCTACGGCCGACCTCGCATGACGGAGGAACTGCGCGATCTCGGTCTTGTTGTCGGGCACCGCCGGGTAGGCCGGTTGATGCGTGAGAACGCGATCAAGGTTATTCGAACCCGTAAACATAAAGTCACGACTAACAGCAATCACGCCTTCAATGTCGCCCCCAACTTTCTTGATCAGGACTTCTCTGCTGATGGCCCAAACCAAAAATGGGCAGGGGACATTTCCTACATCTGGACGAGCGAGGGATGGCTGTATTTGGCAGTGATCATCGATCTTTACTCCCGCCGGGTCATTGGCTGGGCGGTCAGTAACCGGATGAAGCGGGACCTGGCCATCAAGGCATTAGACATGGCAGTAGGGCTGCGAAAGCCACCCAAAGGCTGTATCCATCATACGGATCGTGGCTCTCAATACTGTTCAGGTGACTATCAGAAAAGTCTGAAGCAGCATGGATTTCTGGTCTCAATGAGCGGCAAGGGAAATTGTTATGACAATTCCATGGTCGAGACCTTCTTCAAATCTCTGAAAGCCGAACTGATCTGGCGTCAGAAATGGGCGACCCGCAGACAAGCAGAAGGAGCAATATTCCAATACATCAATGGGTTCTACAACCCGCGAAGACGGCATTCATCCCTTGGCGGGAAAAGTCCCTTGGCTTTCGAGAGACGGGCTGCCTAA
- a CDS encoding C-terminal binding protein, giving the protein MPTIAIIDPQFGTDLALESSIAGPEYNFLTLAPSEGAFPEGLLSDVVAIIHCRSRNKLSECQLSQFPALSAVIQAGVGTDHIDIGACAMRGIPVCNVPDYGTREIADHAMALILDLRRGITVQTERIRRTGAWSPFAVPNAPIARLSGQTLGIVGLGWIGTALALRAKAFGIRVCFYDPYAAPGQDIALGLDRIDSLQGLVSQSDIISFHCPLTSSTKNLVNQELLAYFKPGSILINTARGGIVDLSALLSALKDGSLAGAGLDVLAEEPPNLNHPLLRAWTDGDEWLNGRLIITPHAAFFSPESVEDLRRLSIVTAIKIVNGDEPRTVIASTL; this is encoded by the coding sequence ATGCCTACTATCGCCATCATAGACCCGCAATTCGGCACCGATTTGGCACTCGAGTCATCGATCGCAGGACCCGAATACAACTTTCTCACGCTCGCCCCGTCAGAGGGCGCGTTTCCAGAGGGGCTTCTTTCGGATGTTGTGGCGATCATTCATTGCCGCAGCCGGAACAAGCTGAGTGAGTGCCAGCTATCTCAGTTTCCCGCCCTGAGCGCCGTGATACAAGCGGGCGTAGGCACTGATCATATTGACATCGGCGCCTGCGCTATGCGCGGAATACCCGTCTGCAACGTGCCGGATTACGGCACCCGAGAGATTGCTGATCATGCTATGGCACTTATCCTCGATCTTCGCAGAGGCATAACAGTCCAAACCGAGCGCATCAGGCGGACCGGCGCTTGGTCTCCCTTCGCGGTCCCTAACGCACCCATAGCACGCCTTTCGGGACAAACTCTTGGCATCGTCGGCCTAGGTTGGATTGGTACGGCTCTGGCGCTTCGCGCCAAGGCCTTTGGCATCCGCGTCTGTTTCTACGACCCTTATGCGGCACCGGGACAGGACATTGCGCTCGGCTTGGACCGGATCGACTCTCTGCAGGGCCTTGTCAGCCAAAGCGACATCATATCCTTTCATTGCCCGTTGACATCGAGTACCAAAAATCTGGTTAATCAAGAACTTCTTGCTTACTTCAAGCCGGGATCAATCCTAATTAACACAGCTCGCGGAGGAATTGTTGATCTTTCAGCCCTGCTCAGTGCATTGAAGGATGGAAGTTTGGCGGGAGCTGGATTAGACGTCTTGGCCGAAGAGCCGCCCAATCTAAATCATCCTTTGCTTCGCGCTTGGACCGATGGAGATGAGTGGCTCAATGGGCGACTCATCATCACTCCTCATGCAGCATTTTTTTCCCCTGAGAGCGTAGAAGACCTGCGACGACTATCAATTGTAACCGCCATCAAGATAGTGAATGGCGATGAGCCTCGCACTGTTATTGCTTCCACCTTATAA
- a CDS encoding DUF1850 domain-containing protein, producing the protein MNLCIALAAKTIVVAATSFTLSWEHSIEKIVWQEDWAVTSEGLVPTQARISGSATGVDPGPGARLDDGMWVWKPNLLPQRTLRLAASGATPGPWKLCAGETCFDFGTRSGVPVILSPCYDENL; encoded by the coding sequence ATGAACCTGTGCATCGCGCTGGCAGCCAAGACAATTGTAGTTGCAGCGACCAGCTTCACCCTGTCGTGGGAACATTCGATTGAGAAAATCGTATGGCAGGAGGATTGGGCTGTCACCTCCGAAGGCCTAGTTCCGACACAGGCGCGGATCTCAGGCTCGGCCACCGGTGTCGATCCCGGACCGGGTGCGAGGCTTGACGACGGAATGTGGGTTTGGAAGCCGAATCTTCTGCCGCAACGGACGCTTCGGCTTGCCGCATCGGGTGCAACGCCGGGACCCTGGAAGTTGTGTGCCGGGGAAACCTGCTTCGACTTTGGAACCCGTTCCGGTGTTCCTGTCATCTTGAGCCCTTGTTACGACGAAAATCTCTAA
- a CDS encoding TRAP transporter permease: MTSPYPASDRNAVAEQGSVTPHAERIAPEIPGPDDQPFGNSLEGRMLFWTAILFSVFQILTAAHLVDLPSQLVRVIHVAFACFLAFPLHRATRGLGRGWAAIAWACAFLAVVVALYQTTQYEALIIRAGLPTTMDVVVGVVLLMTVFAASWIVMGPALPLICAVFLAYAIWGEYLLRPLDHRPFPFSQIIDHLTFGTEGIYGTPIYVSSSYIFLFILFGSFLERAGMIRLFTDVSLGLVGHRTGGPAKVAVIASGLMGTISGSGVANVVTTGQFTIRLMKRFGYSPAFAGGVESTASMGGQIMPPVMGAVAFIMAETLGIQYAQVVLAAVIPAVFYFGSAFWIVHLEARRLGLTGLSEAERPSALAAVRREWFLLLPLAVLVYLLFAGFTPLFAGLVGLTMTLVVILGTAAAVGLSSTVLRFIYWIAIGAGCAAFLEFGLYPVLGLLGLLAAWNLTHSSGRQTLIACRDALAGGARTALPVAVACAMVGVIIGVLSLTGAATTFSRFIVAVGNQSLILSLILTMITCIILGMGIPTIPNYIITSSIAGPALLELGVPLIVSHMFVFYFGILADLTPPVALACFAAAPIAKENGLKISVQAIKVAAAGFVMPYIAVYSPALMLQDGGPLAESIGYIPAVAVVIAKTAAAVFLWGAAIIGFLGRTLTWPERVLAVLGAIAFVTAGMLSNAIGFLLLAGFLLSALRRTPATVRKGRVS; encoded by the coding sequence ATGACATCGCCATATCCCGCATCCGATAGAAACGCCGTGGCGGAGCAAGGCTCCGTCACGCCCCATGCCGAGCGGATTGCTCCCGAAATCCCGGGGCCGGACGACCAACCGTTCGGCAACTCTTTGGAGGGTCGCATGCTGTTCTGGACAGCGATCCTTTTCTCCGTTTTCCAAATCCTAACGGCGGCACATCTTGTGGACCTTCCGTCGCAGCTTGTCCGGGTCATCCACGTCGCCTTCGCCTGCTTCCTCGCCTTTCCGCTTCACCGGGCTACGAGAGGCCTTGGACGCGGCTGGGCGGCGATCGCATGGGCCTGCGCTTTTCTGGCTGTAGTGGTCGCCCTATATCAGACGACGCAATACGAGGCCCTGATCATTCGCGCGGGCCTACCGACGACCATGGACGTCGTCGTCGGAGTTGTTCTGCTGATGACTGTTTTCGCGGCGAGTTGGATCGTCATGGGGCCGGCGCTTCCACTCATCTGCGCTGTATTCCTAGCCTATGCGATCTGGGGCGAATACCTGCTCCGCCCGCTCGACCACAGGCCGTTTCCCTTTTCGCAGATCATCGATCATTTGACCTTCGGGACGGAAGGCATTTACGGCACGCCAATCTACGTTTCGTCGTCCTATATCTTCCTGTTCATCCTGTTCGGATCGTTCCTGGAAAGGGCCGGCATGATCCGGCTTTTCACGGACGTATCGCTGGGCCTGGTCGGGCATCGCACCGGAGGGCCGGCCAAGGTTGCCGTGATTGCCTCCGGCCTGATGGGCACAATTTCGGGATCGGGGGTCGCCAACGTCGTGACCACGGGTCAGTTCACCATTCGCCTGATGAAGCGTTTCGGCTACTCCCCCGCTTTCGCTGGCGGGGTGGAATCCACCGCCAGCATGGGCGGGCAGATCATGCCGCCGGTCATGGGCGCTGTCGCCTTCATTATGGCCGAGACCCTGGGCATACAGTATGCGCAGGTTGTTCTGGCCGCCGTGATACCGGCAGTCTTCTACTTCGGCTCCGCCTTCTGGATCGTGCACCTCGAAGCACGGCGTCTGGGGCTTACCGGGCTGTCAGAGGCCGAACGTCCCTCCGCTCTCGCGGCGGTGCGGCGTGAATGGTTCCTGCTCCTGCCTCTGGCCGTCCTGGTCTACCTCCTGTTTGCGGGCTTCACCCCTCTGTTCGCTGGACTCGTCGGGCTGACAATGACTCTTGTCGTGATCTTGGGCACCGCGGCCGCCGTCGGCCTTTCCAGCACCGTGCTGCGCTTCATCTACTGGATCGCGATCGGCGCAGGCTGTGCCGCCTTCCTAGAGTTCGGGCTCTACCCGGTCCTCGGGTTGCTTGGCCTGCTCGCGGCATGGAACCTGACCCATTCGAGCGGCCGGCAGACCCTTATCGCCTGTCGCGATGCTCTGGCCGGGGGGGCGCGAACGGCGCTGCCGGTCGCCGTGGCCTGCGCCATGGTCGGCGTCATTATCGGTGTGCTGTCACTGACCGGCGCGGCTACCACGTTCAGTCGATTCATCGTCGCGGTTGGCAATCAGAGCCTGATCCTGTCCCTGATCTTGACGATGATCACCTGCATCATCCTCGGGATGGGGATACCGACTATCCCGAACTACATCATCACGTCGAGCATTGCCGGACCCGCATTGCTGGAACTGGGTGTGCCACTGATCGTGTCCCACATGTTCGTCTTCTACTTCGGCATCCTCGCGGACCTCACGCCTCCTGTGGCCCTGGCCTGCTTCGCTGCGGCACCGATCGCGAAGGAGAATGGCCTGAAGATTTCGGTGCAGGCGATCAAGGTCGCCGCGGCTGGTTTCGTGATGCCCTACATCGCGGTATATTCTCCAGCACTCATGCTTCAGGACGGCGGACCGCTGGCCGAGAGCATCGGCTACATTCCGGCGGTGGCGGTGGTGATCGCGAAGACCGCGGCAGCGGTTTTCCTCTGGGGCGCGGCGATCATTGGCTTTCTCGGACGGACGTTGACCTGGCCAGAACGCGTGCTCGCGGTACTCGGAGCGATCGCGTTTGTAACAGCAGGCATGCTGTCCAACGCAATCGGTTTTCTGCTGCTGGCTGGGTTTCTACTGTCGGCGCTTCGCAGAACCCCGGCAACGGTTCGAAAGGGGCGTGTTTCATGA